In Rosa chinensis cultivar Old Blush chromosome 1, RchiOBHm-V2, whole genome shotgun sequence, a genomic segment contains:
- the LOC112177439 gene encoding long chain acyl-CoA synthetase 4 isoform X5 — MDGMKPQWKAIDFKWIRENKDVVAWDSLESPEEGRLSDAKKGDIGEGQPNGAMKVTDRKKNIFKLSQGEYVALESIESKYLQCLLITLVLEDWAAEHHLTDD; from the exons ATGGATG GTATGAAACCGCAGTGGAAAGCGATAGATTTCAAGTGGATAAGGGAGAACAAGGATGTTGTTGCTTGG GATTCATTGGAATCTCCTGAAGAAGGAAGACTTTCAGATGCCAAAAAAG GTGATATTGGAGAAGGACAACCTAATGGAGCAATGAAAGTTACAGACAGGAAAAAGAACATATTTAAACTGTCTCAAGGTGAATATGTTGCTCTGGAAAGCATTGAAAGCAAATACTTGCAATGCCTCCTTATTACATTG GTCTTGGAGGACTGGGCAGCTGAGCATCATTTGACTGATGACTGA